DNA from Magnolia sinica isolate HGM2019 chromosome 19, MsV1, whole genome shotgun sequence:
ttaagaatttttcaatggtaagcatttgaTCCGCACTGTTTCGTGTAGtggggtccaattgagctttggatttgccccatgcttggcctcatgccctaaaacaatatggaaaagtggatggacggtgtagatataaagaTTTTCCACATCAACACTGTACAGACATGGGTGCTCTTTTCTACACCGGGTAATCCGAGTCTGTGACCGAAGGGCGTGGATCAGATGAGTCTAGGATAATAGCTTAAGTAGGCTAGTCCCTGACCGTGGCCTCTGTCCTCATTTTAGGcatcatctaaaaaatgaagcagatccaaatctcaggttgaccacactacaggaaacagtgatcattgaatgcctgccattaaaaaattcctagggtccaccgaatgtttacttgccacccaacctattgataaagtcacatagacGAGAATGAACATAAACGCaacaaaaggaaaacacaaatatcaccttgatccaaaacttttgtggcccacaagaagcttttaatggtcaatgacccGTGTTTGCTGCGGTGTGACCCAGTTGatatttatatctgcttcatttttggaccatgacctaaaatgagatggaaaaactgatggacggagaggatatacaacacatacatcaaggtgggcccacagggaCTCGCCCACTAAATGGCATAGGCAACAGCTAAGTGGATGAGGCCCTGACTgtgggcctacttgatgtgtatgtgttgtatatgcatgCCTGCATTtgttttgctaactcattttaaggcatggtcccaaatatgaggcagatccaaatctcaggtggaccacatcacatgaaaacagtggtgattgaacaccaaccattaaaGCCTTTCTAGGTCCCAATGTAATGTTTTagttaccatccaatctgttcgtaagctCAACGGACCTCAATGATGAGAAAACACagatagcagcttgatccaaaaccttttgtGACCACCaagtaagtttttaatagtagggagTTCAATCCCTACTGGGAATTCAATCCGCATGTGGACACCAATATTGAAAACAGGTGGATTGGTAGGAAAACTTCAGAGTTTTTTAGagttgtacatttgttttgtaaatgtggcccatctgaccaGTGGatgaacctgattcttgggctaggacaTCAATATAGTAGCCCTGTTCTGATAGATGAATTGGATCTTGGATCTATAGTGCCATGATGGCACGTGTGAGGTGCACTTGAGTTGTATTGCATGTGCGAGTGATATTAACATGCCGAAGCAGCTCTTTAAAACAGGAGCGTATTAGGTAGCCCTGTTCTGATTGATGGATTTGATCAATGTGTTTGCTGGGCCACATCAtaaattgcttatgattctaaagagtaCTTTTGCTAGGCAGTCCTACCCATCTCATTCATGGCTCGGAAAAAAGAATGCTACAGAAGTATGGACAAATCAAGGGATGGATTTGATCATAAGATCAGTTGGATTTTTTGCATAGTGATCTGTAAAATGTTCTTTGGACTTGATAGACAGTTCAGATCTATTGATATTGGACCGTCCACGTGACAGATGCAAGTGCATGAACagactggtccactcatcaggcggtCCACAGTTTTTAAGATGAAAACGGACGGTTAGAAAAAGAATGATAAATGGCGCAAATCCAACCTATCCAGTGAGTGGACACATCAGAATTTTAGCCCAAGGCATCCTCACAGTGcgccctacctaatgaatggcccagagTGGTGTTTCACAtacacacaaaaacaaacaaacaaacaaaaaaaaaaaaaaacaatctccCTCTTATGCAAGTGAGTGCACTGGGCATTTCTTCCACTAATACATGATACACATGAATAGATATATACTATTGAGGGGTGATACCAGTAGTTCATCCACTCATACAACCTTCATAGAGGTATATACCATGGAGGGGTGATACTAGAATTACAAGCTTCCAAACAGAAAACGAGCTAACACCCACAACAGGAAAGGCATTGGAGACTATGATCATTTACTCACCTTTCCATGACGAGAGTGCCGGAGTTTCCGACTGCTTCCAAGTAGATACTCCACTTCCATATCTATCGCCCTTGACGGCATCCGCCAAGGTTGCAAGCTCGGCCATCTCTTCTGGAGTGAGCTTCACAGACAAAGCTCCAATGTTCTGGTTGAGGTTTTCAATCTTGGTGGTGCCTGGTATCGGGCATACGTCATTTCCTTGGTGGTGGACCCAAGCCAATGCCAGCTGTGAAGGGGTGCATCCCTTCTTCGTCGCCATTTCATTTATACACTTGAATATGCAAGCATTGTGCTCCACATTATCAGCTTGAAATCTCGGTGTAAACTGTCAGTTCCGTGAAAGTAGTTCAGTAGCATGCCATGAAACAGAACATGCATGCACAGAAAGCAAATATACATTAGACAAAGAATAACGCTACATGATATGCTCAGAGGCAATTAGTGTTATTGAAGTGACACATCCTCTCCTCCCAGCACTGGCAAgaagggccccaccatgatgtatatgtgacatccaatccgtccatcacctGAGCCAGCCCAAAGAATCATGccaatccaaaagtcaagtgggccaccccattggAAAATGTGGGAACAAAGATGTCTGATGTTGAAATCTtccagggcccactgtgatgtttatgtgacacccaacctgttcatgaggtgtGTACAcggaggatgaagggaaaaaccaaatatctgctttattcaagacttcaggacaggaagatttcaatggcgtGGGTCCTACCCTTCTGTTCTGGGtttcgtggcccacttgaattttggatgggcctgatttctgGGGTCAAGTATTACAATGATCTGCTGCAAATGATGAATGGAGTgtatttcacacaaacatcacaatgagcctcatagaTATTTATGTTGTACCCACTGCCTCCATACAATTAAATGTGGATGATGCGTGTCGGTATAATAGGGCAAATTGCTCCAGCAAATCACCCACTCTAAGAAGTAGTTTCCATAAACCAATTGCAACTTCATGCAGTTTCACCATGTAATCCCTTTTAtctttccaagaaaaaaaaactaatcaaatccagttGATTCAATCAAGTTTCAGGCAACTCAATCGAGTTttaaggcatgtttggatatcACCAATTCTATGGAAATTGATGGAAATGGAAAACGTTTTCCACTAATGTGAAAGTATGAGATGTTTTGCTAGCAAAGGGGAGGATTTCCATGAAGCAACCATTGCACTTTTCCAATGGATTCTTTGGCACAAGAAATTAGGTGACCATTGTCTCACAAACATGAAATTTTCACTTGCTATCCCAACAAGATCATAAAAATGGAATCAATATATCCATAATGCTCATGGAAATAATGATACACTAATCATAACCTTCTATTTTCATTACCCTTGGAATACATCTCTATCCAAACATGGCTTTAAAAGTAATGCTACACTGTTACGTTCGTAGCACACCTAGTGTTACATGTACTAAAGTGTATTGTATAGTGATGAAAAGCATCACATGCATCCATGAACAGAAAGGCACATACCTTTCGGGAGTCCTGGTTTGACAAATTATCAATCATTTTGGGCCCCAATGAGAGGAAGCCCCTCCCCAAAGGGCTATATGCAACGATCCCTATGCCGAGCTCTCTGAATACCATAAGAAAGTTGAAATCATAAGTCAGTTCTAAACACTAATTTATCTGCAAGCTTTGGGTAAGTTGCTGCAGATGAACCTCACCTACAAGTAGGAATTATATCTTCCTCTGCATCTCTTGACCACAAAGACCACTCCAACTGTACTGCAGTTATTGGATGAACAGCATGTGCTCTCCGGATCGTTGAAGCAGAGGCCTCAGATAGCCCTATGTATTTTATCTTTCCTTCTTCAACTAGTTTCTTGAGTTCCCCAATCTTGtgcaaaagaaagagaaaaacaaagatgaggaaataaatcacacaaccaacGCCAAAATACAAATGGAGCATGATTGCCAAGAAACAAGCATTAAAACAATAGATAGCTTTATGAAAAGATGGGAATAAGGAAGAGCATGtgtgaaacacatccatcatgtccGCAAACTGCAAATATAAGCAAAATAGAGGAGAGCACTCATCGAGCAAAATAGAGGAAAGCACTCATCGAGATCACGAGAAGAGTTTCTATAAATAAACCATCTTGCCTGGAGAAAATGAGCATTCAGGATCTATACCATTGACACTGTAATCAAATCACAAACacacgagagagaaagagagatggatcAGATAGATCACACATGCCCCACTAGGATTTgtttatgaaatccactctgtccatcatgcACACCCCCTCATCGTATGGGTATAAGGTTGATGTGGGAGGTGT
Protein-coding regions in this window:
- the LOC131234681 gene encoding probable aldo-keto reductase 2 isoform X4; its protein translation is MVSGKEIGRMKLGSQGLEVSIQGLGCMGMSAFYGPPKPEPDMISLIHHAVRSGVTFLDTSDMYGPFTNELLLGKALKGIRKDIELATKFAISFADGKWEIRGDPAYVRSCCEASLKRLDVDCIDLYYQHHVDTRIPIEITIGELKKLVEEGKIKYIGLSEASASTIRRAHAVHPITAVQLEWSLWSRDAEEDIIPTCRELGIGIVAYSPLGRGFLSLGPKMIDNLSNQDSRKFTPRFQADNVEHNACIFKCINEMATKKGCTPSQLALAWVHHQGNDVCPIPGTTKIENLNQNIGALSVKLTPEEMAELATLADAVKGDRYGSGVSTWKQSETPALSSWKGE